From the genome of Streptomyces showdoensis, one region includes:
- a CDS encoding dienelactone hydrolase family protein, whose product MTTKTTVTTRTVEYPADGLTMIGHLALPAGVGRRPAVLLGPEGTGLSDVERRRADALAELGYVALAFDLHGGRYLDDPEEMLARCLPLLADPGRMRGIGHAALDVLRAEPRTDPDRIAAVGYGTGGAVGLELGRDGVSLRAIGTVNGLTTGRPGEAARISCPVWAGVGSEDPIMSPAQRNAFTAEMQAAGVDWRLTVYGGALHAFHHPTVDHPIVPGVGYHPRHAQRAWRDVVDLLAECLPVTEQAHAQLPR is encoded by the coding sequence ATGACGACGAAGACGACGGTGACGACGCGTACGGTCGAGTATCCGGCCGACGGTTTGACGATGATCGGGCACCTAGCGCTCCCGGCCGGCGTCGGCCGCCGGCCCGCGGTGCTGCTCGGGCCCGAGGGCACGGGGCTCAGCGACGTCGAGCGCCGACGGGCCGACGCCCTCGCCGAGCTGGGATACGTAGCGCTGGCCTTCGACCTTCATGGCGGGCGCTATCTGGACGACCCCGAGGAGATGCTGGCCCGTTGCCTGCCGCTGCTCGCCGATCCCGGGCGGATGCGCGGCATCGGCCACGCGGCGCTCGACGTGCTGCGCGCCGAGCCGCGGACCGATCCCGACCGGATCGCCGCCGTCGGCTACGGCACGGGCGGCGCCGTCGGGCTGGAACTCGGGCGCGACGGCGTCAGCCTGCGCGCGATCGGGACGGTCAACGGACTGACCACGGGCCGACCGGGCGAGGCGGCGCGCATCAGCTGCCCGGTGTGGGCCGGGGTCGGCTCGGAAGACCCGATCATGTCGCCCGCGCAACGGAACGCGTTCACCGCCGAGATGCAGGCCGCGGGCGTCGACTGGCGCCTCACGGTCTACGGCGGCGCCTTGCACGCCTTCCACCACCCGACGGTCGACCACCCGATCGTCCCGGGCGTCGGCTACCACCCGCGGCACGCGCAGCGCGCCTGGCGCGACGTCGTCGACCTGCTCGCGGAGTGCCTTCCCGTGACGGAGCAGGCGCACGCACAACTCCCCCGGTAG
- a CDS encoding LysR substrate-binding domain-containing protein: MTGSDATPTPAPSAPAFRLAYVPGVTPSKWVRIWNERLPDVRLELLQVEAAEVAGLLRERKADAGFLRLPVDRTELSAIPLYTETTVVVVPKDHVVAAADEVGVEDIADEIVLHPLDDTLEWERPPGRPAFERPATTADAIELVAAGIGLLAVPQSLARLHHRKDLTYRTLHGTPQSQIALSWPEEATTDLVEDFIGIVRGRTVNSSRGRRPDEKAQKAEKAQKTQKAAGAAKPKQGQRQGQKQGGQKQGQKPQGAGGRRKPAGGAAPKSGRSGKPRRRP; encoded by the coding sequence GTGACAGGCTCGGACGCAACCCCCACCCCCGCCCCTTCCGCCCCCGCCTTCCGGCTCGCGTACGTGCCGGGGGTGACGCCCTCGAAATGGGTGCGGATCTGGAACGAGCGACTGCCCGACGTCCGGCTTGAGCTGCTGCAGGTCGAGGCCGCCGAGGTGGCCGGGCTGCTGCGCGAGCGGAAGGCCGACGCGGGTTTCCTGCGGCTGCCGGTCGACCGTACGGAACTGAGCGCGATCCCCCTGTACACGGAGACGACGGTCGTGGTGGTCCCCAAGGACCACGTGGTGGCCGCGGCGGACGAGGTCGGCGTCGAGGACATCGCCGACGAGATCGTGCTGCACCCGCTGGACGACACGCTGGAGTGGGAGCGGCCGCCGGGCCGTCCCGCCTTCGAGCGGCCGGCGACGACGGCGGACGCGATCGAGCTGGTGGCGGCGGGCATCGGCCTGCTCGCGGTGCCCCAGTCGCTGGCCCGGCTGCACCACCGCAAGGACCTCACGTACCGGACGCTGCACGGGACCCCGCAGTCGCAGATCGCGCTGTCGTGGCCGGAGGAGGCCACCACCGATCTGGTGGAGGACTTCATCGGGATCGTGCGCGGGCGGACGGTGAACAGCTCACGCGGCCGGCGCCCCGACGAGAAGGCCCAGAAGGCCGAGAAGGCCCAGAAGACGCAGAAGGCCGCCGGGGCGGCGAAGCCCAAGCAGGGCCAGCGGCAGGGGCAGAAGCAGGGCGGCCAGAAGCAGGGGCAGAAGCCTCAGGGCGCGGGCGGGCGGCGCAAGCCGGCCGGGGGCGCGGCCCCCAAGAGCGGACGCTCGGGGAAGCCGCGCCGCCGGCCGTAG
- a CDS encoding helix-turn-helix domain-containing protein: MDIADRTLTVDVIAALTYWPGIIWGGQENPPDPVDLTVLPPFFDEVLQELPWWNRDWRISHVEPGVPLEIGTGHHGHPSPFTEVSVPGAVGPAGGESLPFVAKVGFAGDRLIRFHAKVGEVVLAPAVTPAGRLEPHPFARVLTGLMDLRGIPVRTMARETARSMSTIHMLRSGRHNPDPLLTREIARVLGMSEADVRVIAGLDDGSSEERRTGDGPCSGG; encoded by the coding sequence ATGGACATTGCCGACCGCACGCTGACGGTGGACGTGATCGCGGCACTGACGTACTGGCCGGGAATCATCTGGGGCGGTCAGGAGAACCCTCCGGACCCGGTGGATCTCACGGTGCTGCCGCCCTTCTTCGACGAGGTGCTGCAGGAGCTTCCCTGGTGGAACCGCGACTGGCGGATCAGCCACGTCGAACCGGGTGTTCCTCTGGAGATCGGCACCGGCCATCACGGCCACCCTTCGCCTTTCACCGAGGTGTCGGTGCCGGGCGCGGTCGGTCCCGCCGGTGGCGAGAGCCTGCCCTTCGTCGCGAAGGTCGGATTCGCCGGTGACCGGCTGATCCGGTTCCACGCCAAGGTCGGCGAGGTGGTCCTGGCTCCTGCCGTCACCCCCGCCGGGCGGCTGGAGCCGCACCCGTTCGCAAGGGTGCTCACCGGGTTGATGGACCTGCGCGGGATCCCGGTCCGGACGATGGCGAGGGAAACCGCACGGTCCATGTCCACCATCCACATGCTGCGCAGTGGCCGACACAATCCGGATCCGCTTCTCACTCGGGAGATCGCCAGGGTCCTGGGCATGTCCGAAGCGGACGTCAGGGTCATCGCCGGACTCGACGACGGCAGTTCGGAGGAGCGACGAACAGGTGACGGACCCTGCTCGGGAGGGTAG
- a CDS encoding IclR family transcriptional regulator domain-containing protein, which yields MPPTHDPTAAPPPEAVTPLLRGVDVLRRLTDAGGRMPVGELERAAGLARSTVDRITATLSRMGYVRAEGRDVVLAPRLLELGNAYLASVRLPDLLGGRADALADALDESVSLAVADGDGIRFIHQATRRRAMSVSFRIGDLLPAERTAPGALFASEWNESAWEGWRERRTVDPDALGFPAAPRPAGLPDAFDVRVAEARERGWALDDQLIEPGLVALSVPVRDHAGRIVCVLSTVSHTSRHDAASLPEALLPHLRDAAAEMERVLRDAPTAAPAAATGLASWTGASKQELGREFVESLARGLTVLTAFGEGRQALPLTAVAEATGLARATARRALITLEHLGCVAQDGRTFRLTPRVLSLGFPPLSRTTLTRVAQPHLADLASRVRESTSLAVLAGDEVQYTGRVETSRIMNVHITIGTRFPAYATSMGRVLLAGLAPEERAERLARTQPAPLTPYTVTGRAELGALLEEVGRQGYALVDEELEVGLRSIAMPVRDRAGSVVAAVNVALHSARRSREECVADVLPELAAAIRGIEADLHVTERFARVPAY from the coding sequence ATGCCACCGACGCACGACCCGACAGCAGCCCCGCCGCCCGAGGCCGTCACCCCGCTCCTGCGCGGGGTCGACGTGCTGCGCCGGCTCACCGACGCCGGCGGGCGGATGCCGGTGGGCGAGCTGGAGCGCGCCGCCGGGCTCGCCCGGTCCACGGTCGACCGGATCACCGCGACGCTCTCCCGCATGGGATACGTACGGGCCGAGGGCCGGGACGTCGTCCTCGCCCCGCGCCTGCTCGAACTCGGCAACGCCTACCTGGCCTCCGTACGCCTGCCGGACCTGCTCGGCGGCCGGGCCGACGCGCTCGCCGACGCGCTGGACGAGTCGGTGTCGCTCGCAGTGGCCGACGGGGACGGCATCCGGTTCATCCATCAGGCGACCCGGCGACGGGCGATGTCCGTGAGCTTCCGCATCGGCGATCTGCTGCCGGCCGAGCGCACCGCGCCGGGTGCTTTGTTCGCCTCCGAGTGGAACGAAAGCGCCTGGGAGGGGTGGCGGGAGCGGCGGACCGTCGATCCGGACGCGCTCGGGTTTCCCGCCGCGCCCCGGCCGGCCGGCCTGCCCGACGCCTTCGACGTACGGGTCGCCGAGGCGCGGGAACGCGGCTGGGCGCTGGACGACCAGCTGATCGAACCCGGACTCGTGGCGCTCTCGGTGCCGGTGCGCGACCACGCGGGGCGGATCGTCTGCGTGCTGAGCACCGTCAGCCACACCAGCCGCCACGACGCCGCCTCCCTGCCCGAGGCCCTGCTGCCGCACCTGCGGGACGCGGCCGCGGAGATGGAGCGGGTCCTCCGGGACGCACCGACGGCGGCTCCGGCCGCGGCGACCGGGCTCGCCTCCTGGACCGGGGCCTCCAAGCAGGAGCTGGGCCGGGAGTTCGTCGAGTCACTGGCGCGCGGGCTGACCGTGCTGACCGCGTTCGGCGAGGGCCGGCAGGCGCTGCCCCTGACGGCGGTCGCCGAGGCGACCGGGCTCGCCCGGGCCACCGCGAGGCGGGCCCTCATCACACTGGAGCACCTGGGCTGCGTGGCGCAGGACGGGCGGACGTTCCGGCTCACCCCGCGGGTGCTGTCGCTGGGCTTCCCGCCGCTGTCGCGGACCACGCTCACCCGCGTCGCCCAGCCGCATCTCGCCGACCTCGCCTCGCGGGTGCGCGAGTCCACCTCGCTGGCCGTGCTCGCGGGCGACGAGGTGCAGTACACGGGCCGGGTCGAGACCAGTCGGATCATGAACGTCCACATCACCATCGGCACCCGCTTCCCCGCGTACGCCACCTCCATGGGCCGGGTCCTGCTCGCCGGGCTCGCCCCGGAAGAACGCGCGGAACGGCTCGCACGGACCCAGCCGGCCCCGCTCACTCCGTACACGGTGACCGGCCGCGCGGAGCTCGGCGCGCTCCTGGAGGAGGTGGGACGGCAGGGGTACGCGCTGGTCGACGAGGAGCTGGAGGTCGGCCTGCGCTCGATCGCCATGCCGGTGCGCGACCGGGCGGGCTCGGTCGTCGCGGCGGTCAACGTCGCCCTGCACAGCGCCCGCAGGTCCCGCGAGGAGTGCGTGGCCGACGTCCTCCCGGAACTCGCCGCGGCGATCCGCGGCATCGAGGCGGACCTCCACGTCACGGAGCGGTTCGCCCGGGTTCCGGCGTACTGA
- a CDS encoding DUF5997 family protein produces MTQHQTAQTMKPATAAKKLGVYLDATPADFREGVVSRAELNALQTDPPEWLRELRRTGPHPRPVVAAKLGISISGLARGGVTEALTTEQIDALKDENPEWLQKERATQAEVRKETVRIKEMNAEKAAKAAKAQDA; encoded by the coding sequence ATGACGCAGCACCAGACCGCCCAGACGATGAAGCCCGCCACCGCGGCGAAGAAGCTGGGTGTGTACCTCGACGCCACCCCCGCCGACTTCCGCGAGGGCGTCGTATCCCGCGCCGAGCTCAACGCGCTCCAGACCGACCCGCCGGAGTGGCTGCGCGAGCTGCGCCGCACCGGCCCGCACCCGCGCCCCGTCGTGGCGGCCAAGCTGGGCATCTCCATCTCCGGCCTCGCCCGCGGCGGTGTCACGGAGGCCCTGACCACGGAGCAGATCGACGCGCTCAAGGACGAGAACCCGGAGTGGCTGCAGAAGGAGCGCGCCACCCAGGCCGAGGTCCGCAAGGAGACCGTCCGCATCAAGGAGATGAACGCCGAGAAGGCCGCGAAGGCCGCCAAGGCGCAGGACGCCTGA
- a CDS encoding SDR family NAD(P)-dependent oxidoreductase: MTHAQDPHAADPHAQDLRATRPQNGLVQDFAGRTAVVTGAGSGIGRATALAFAERGARVVVADLNAESAAEVTALIQKAGGAAVAVIGDLSEQAVVDRVVAAALTHPGSEGQGGIDVLVNNAGIMDSMSAVADVTDAEWERLLRINLTAPFLLTRAVLPHMLAAGRGAVVFTASEAGLRGSAAGAAYTAAKHGIVGLTKSLAVTYRHRGIRANAVAPGGTITNIRFDVDPEAAGPQALGAYMGNVGQPAEAEAQAAAIVFLASDAASNINGAVLPVDGGWSAV; the protein is encoded by the coding sequence ATGACCCACGCCCAGGACCCCCACGCCGCGGACCCCCACGCCCAGGACCTCCGCGCCACCCGCCCCCAGAACGGCCTCGTCCAGGACTTCGCCGGGCGCACCGCCGTCGTCACCGGAGCCGGCTCCGGCATCGGCCGCGCCACCGCCCTCGCCTTCGCCGAACGCGGCGCCCGGGTCGTCGTCGCCGACCTGAACGCCGAGTCCGCCGCCGAGGTCACCGCCCTGATCCAGAAGGCCGGAGGCGCCGCCGTCGCGGTCATCGGCGACCTCAGCGAGCAGGCGGTCGTCGACCGGGTGGTCGCCGCGGCCCTCACGCACCCCGGCTCCGAGGGGCAGGGTGGCATCGACGTCCTCGTCAACAACGCCGGGATCATGGACAGCATGTCCGCCGTCGCCGACGTGACGGACGCCGAGTGGGAGCGGCTGCTGCGGATCAACCTCACCGCGCCGTTCCTGCTGACCAGGGCCGTCCTGCCGCACATGCTCGCGGCGGGCCGCGGCGCCGTCGTCTTCACCGCGTCCGAGGCGGGGCTGCGCGGCTCCGCGGCGGGCGCCGCCTACACCGCCGCCAAGCACGGGATCGTCGGCCTGACCAAGTCGCTCGCCGTGACCTACCGCCACCGGGGCATCCGTGCCAACGCCGTCGCGCCCGGCGGAACGATCACCAACATCCGCTTCGACGTCGACCCGGAGGCCGCCGGACCGCAGGCGCTCGGCGCCTACATGGGCAACGTCGGGCAGCCCGCCGAGGCCGAGGCCCAGGCGGCGGCGATCGTCTTCCTCGCCTCCGACGCGGCGAGCAACATCAACGGCGCCGTGCTGCCCGTGGACGGCGGCTGGTCGGCCGTCTGA
- a CDS encoding SMI1/KNR4 family protein yields MDSRIPRLRRKLARIPYAPHRSHSFGEERHAFRLGRRLSDARVDAFEAEHDVELPPPYRDFLTHVGGSGASPYYGLIPLERCGLFTMAPAAAADGPRGFHRAYRPTRAGDLFLHVIERGCSDLTLIGVTGPLTGRVIIGNADGFWGPNVSSAADFLAWYERWLDQMAAGRDNRALELTSPRLRRHPHEYRLAPKL; encoded by the coding sequence ATGGACTCCCGCATCCCGCGGCTGCGCCGCAAGTTGGCGCGCATCCCCTACGCACCCCACCGGAGCCACTCCTTCGGCGAGGAGCGGCACGCGTTCCGGCTCGGCCGCCGCCTGTCCGACGCGCGGGTGGACGCCTTCGAGGCCGAGCACGACGTGGAACTCCCGCCCCCCTACCGAGACTTCCTCACCCACGTGGGCGGCAGCGGCGCATCCCCGTACTACGGTCTGATCCCACTGGAACGCTGCGGCCTCTTTACGATGGCCCCCGCGGCCGCCGCAGACGGCCCGAGGGGCTTCCACCGCGCCTACCGCCCCACCCGCGCCGGTGACCTCTTCCTGCACGTCATCGAACGGGGCTGCAGCGATCTCACCCTCATCGGCGTGACCGGCCCCCTCACCGGCCGCGTGATCATCGGCAACGCGGACGGCTTCTGGGGTCCGAACGTGTCCTCGGCCGCGGACTTCCTCGCCTGGTACGAACGCTGGCTCGACCAGATGGCTGCCGGCCGGGACAACCGAGCCCTGGAGCTCACCTCGCCCCGACTCCGGCGCCACCCGCACGAGTACCGTCTCGCGCCCAAGCTCTGA
- a CDS encoding MFS transporter, with amino-acid sequence MSAPTPAARPGGAGGIVGVLALAGIVAALMQTLVVPLIGDLPALLGTSASDASWVITATLLAAAVATPVAGRLGDMYGKRRLLIASTVPLVAGSVVCALSSSVAPMVVGRGLQGLGMGVVPLGISLLRDVLPPEKLGSSIALMSASMGVGGALGLPFSAAVAEHASWRVLFWVAAALSLLVGVLVWLVAPTGRIAPAAGRFDVLGALGLGGGLVALLLAVSKGSGWGWGSATTLGLFGAAVVVLLAWGRWELRTRDPLVDLRVTARPQVLMTNAASVLVGFSMYAQSLVIPQLLQLPEATGYGLGQSMMAMGLWMAPAGLMMMALAPLGAKLSAARGPKVTLAVGSLVIAVGYLSSLLLMGTTWGLLTVTLVCNTGVGLAYGAMPALIMGAVPQAETASANSFNTLMRSIGSSVSAAVIGVVLAQLTTDFGSHALPSENGFRLALLIGGGVALVAAAVAALIPVRPLAAPVAEPRPAPAAGTAA; translated from the coding sequence ATGTCCGCCCCCACCCCAGCCGCCCGCCCCGGAGGCGCCGGCGGCATCGTCGGCGTGCTCGCGCTGGCCGGCATCGTCGCCGCGCTGATGCAGACGCTCGTCGTCCCCCTCATCGGCGACCTGCCCGCACTGCTCGGCACCAGCGCCTCCGACGCCTCCTGGGTGATCACCGCGACCCTGCTCGCCGCCGCAGTCGCCACCCCCGTCGCCGGCCGCCTCGGCGACATGTACGGCAAGCGGCGCCTGCTCATCGCCTCCACCGTCCCGCTCGTCGCCGGCTCCGTCGTCTGCGCCCTGTCGAGCTCGGTGGCCCCGATGGTCGTCGGACGCGGGCTCCAGGGGCTCGGCATGGGCGTCGTACCGCTCGGCATCAGCCTCCTGCGGGACGTCCTGCCGCCCGAGAAGCTCGGCTCCTCGATCGCCCTGATGAGCGCCTCCATGGGCGTCGGAGGCGCCCTCGGCCTGCCGTTCTCCGCCGCCGTCGCCGAGCACGCCAGCTGGCGCGTGCTGTTCTGGGTCGCCGCCGCCCTCAGCCTGCTCGTCGGCGTCCTCGTGTGGCTGGTCGCCCCGACCGGCCGGATCGCCCCCGCCGCCGGCCGTTTCGACGTCCTCGGCGCCCTCGGCCTCGGCGGCGGACTCGTCGCCCTGCTCCTCGCCGTCTCCAAGGGCTCCGGCTGGGGCTGGGGCAGCGCCACCACGCTCGGCCTGTTCGGCGCCGCGGTCGTCGTCCTGCTCGCCTGGGGCCGGTGGGAGCTGCGCACCCGCGACCCGCTCGTCGACCTGCGCGTCACCGCCCGGCCGCAGGTCCTGATGACCAACGCCGCCTCGGTCCTGGTCGGCTTCTCCATGTACGCGCAGTCGCTCGTCATCCCGCAGCTCCTGCAGTTGCCCGAGGCGACCGGTTACGGACTCGGGCAGTCGATGATGGCCATGGGTCTGTGGATGGCCCCGGCGGGCCTGATGATGATGGCCCTCGCCCCCCTCGGCGCCAAGCTCTCCGCCGCCCGCGGCCCCAAGGTCACCCTCGCCGTCGGCAGCCTCGTCATCGCCGTCGGCTACCTCTCCTCGCTGCTCCTCATGGGCACCACCTGGGGCCTGCTCACCGTCACCCTCGTCTGCAACACGGGTGTCGGTCTCGCGTACGGCGCGATGCCCGCCCTCATCATGGGAGCCGTCCCGCAGGCCGAGACGGCGTCCGCCAACAGCTTCAACACCCTCATGCGCTCCATCGGCAGCTCGGTGTCGGCCGCCGTCATCGGCGTCGTCCTCGCCCAGCTCACCACCGACTTCGGCAGCCACGCGCTGCCCTCCGAGAACGGCTTCCGGCTGGCGCTGCTGATCGGCGGAGGCGTGGCCCTCGTCGCCGCGGCCGTGGCCGCCCTCATCCCCGTACGCCCGCTCGCCGCCCCCGTCGCCGAGCCGCGGCCCGCCCCGGCGGCCGGCACCGCGGCCTGA
- a CDS encoding 4-hydroxybenzoate 3-monooxygenase yields MHTTVGIIGGGPSGLLLARLLHRAGIDSVVLESRDRGYVERRQRAGILEQATVDALRAAGAGSRLDAEGIPHDGIELRYEGRAARIDFPGLTGGRRVWVYAQTEVVKDLVALQLAEGGPLLFGAEVTAVEGADTDRPLVRYTHEGREQTLTCDYVVGCDGFHGVTRNAVPEGERRTYERTYPYSWLGILADAPPVYDELIYAHSERGFALASMRSPSVSRLYLQVPNGTDPADWPDERVWDELDARLSLRADPAWRLKRGTVTQKSVLPMRSSVTEPMRYGRILLAGDAAHIVPPTGAKGLNLAAADVIVLARAFAHLKETGSTELLDTYSDTCLRRVWRAEHFSYFMTTTLHTDPAQSPLDTRLQQSQLDRIATSPHAAAELAENYTGLPLAP; encoded by the coding sequence ATGCACACCACCGTCGGCATCATCGGCGGAGGCCCTTCCGGCCTGCTCCTGGCCCGGCTGCTGCACCGGGCGGGCATCGACAGCGTCGTCCTGGAGAGCCGTGACCGCGGCTACGTCGAGCGCCGCCAGCGGGCCGGCATCCTCGAACAGGCCACCGTCGACGCCCTGCGCGCGGCGGGCGCGGGCAGCCGCCTCGACGCCGAGGGCATTCCCCACGACGGCATAGAGCTGCGCTACGAAGGCCGCGCGGCCCGCATCGACTTCCCCGGGCTCACCGGCGGCCGACGGGTCTGGGTCTACGCGCAGACCGAGGTCGTCAAGGACCTCGTCGCCCTCCAGCTCGCCGAGGGCGGCCCGCTCCTGTTCGGGGCCGAGGTCACCGCCGTCGAGGGCGCCGACACCGACCGTCCCCTCGTCCGCTACACCCACGAGGGCCGCGAGCAGACCCTCACCTGCGACTACGTCGTCGGCTGCGACGGCTTCCACGGCGTCACCCGCAACGCGGTCCCCGAAGGCGAGCGGCGCACCTACGAGCGCACGTACCCCTACTCGTGGCTGGGGATCCTGGCCGACGCCCCGCCCGTGTACGACGAGCTGATCTACGCGCACTCCGAACGCGGCTTCGCCCTCGCCAGCATGCGCTCGCCCTCCGTCAGCCGCCTCTACCTCCAGGTCCCCAACGGGACCGACCCGGCCGACTGGCCCGACGAGCGCGTCTGGGACGAACTCGACGCCCGCCTCTCCCTCCGCGCCGACCCCGCCTGGCGCCTGAAGCGCGGGACCGTCACACAGAAGTCGGTTCTCCCCATGCGCAGTTCGGTGACCGAGCCGATGCGCTACGGCCGGATCCTCCTCGCCGGCGACGCGGCCCACATCGTCCCGCCGACCGGCGCCAAGGGCCTCAACCTGGCGGCCGCCGACGTCATCGTCCTCGCCCGCGCCTTCGCCCACCTCAAGGAGACCGGCTCGACCGAACTCCTCGACACCTACTCCGACACGTGCCTCCGCCGCGTCTGGCGCGCCGAACACTTCTCGTACTTCATGACGACGACCCTCCACACCGACCCGGCGCAGTCCCCCCTCGACACCCGCCTCCAGCAGTCCCAGCTCGACCGCATCGCCACCTCACCGCACGCCGCCGCCGAACTCGCCGAGAACTACACGGGGCTGCCGCTCGCCCCGTAG
- a CDS encoding MarR family winged helix-turn-helix transcriptional regulator, with product MLLGRHSHLYAPRSRAAGWHLDRSAYVLLSRIRMDGPMSISQLTEAFGLDASTLNRQTAAMLRAGVVERIPDPDGGIARKFRITEEGERRLASDRTFNVQGLERVLEHWTAEEVAAFAAALQRFNQDIERLDGRPWPRP from the coding sequence ATGCTCCTCGGGCGCCACTCCCACCTCTACGCGCCCCGCTCGCGCGCCGCCGGATGGCACCTCGACCGCAGCGCGTACGTCCTGCTCAGCCGGATCCGCATGGACGGCCCGATGTCGATCAGCCAGCTGACCGAGGCCTTCGGCCTGGACGCCTCCACGCTCAACCGGCAGACCGCCGCGATGCTCCGCGCCGGCGTCGTCGAGCGCATCCCCGACCCGGACGGCGGCATCGCCCGCAAGTTCCGCATCACCGAGGAGGGCGAACGCCGCCTCGCATCCGACCGCACCTTCAACGTCCAGGGCCTGGAACGGGTCCTGGAGCACTGGACCGCGGAGGAGGTGGCCGCCTTCGCCGCCGCCCTCCAGCGCTTCAACCAGGACATCGAGCGCCTGGACGGACGCCCTTGGCCACGCCCCTGA
- a CDS encoding methyltransferase domain-containing protein, translating into MADHEKFDTAVPAWQEWQDAPWGRLRYAVAEADLGRHLDEDRPLRVLDLGGGDGGDAVRLAARGHRVTVVDHAPVMLATATRRAAAAGLTDRITCVEADVAALPDHLAYGAFDVVLCHSVLPYTPDTEGTLGVALGALREGGLVSVIAMNRHSEPLRAAVRTMDPEAVLTALRADTVHTEMFDAELRLHTAEELGDALRVLGCSEVHHYGIRVFCDYIPDDTLKYDPAYYAHLERLEIETAGRTPYKHTARLLHLIGRRGD; encoded by the coding sequence ATGGCTGACCACGAGAAGTTCGATACGGCGGTCCCCGCCTGGCAGGAGTGGCAGGACGCGCCGTGGGGGCGGCTGCGGTACGCCGTGGCCGAGGCCGACCTCGGCCGCCACCTCGACGAGGACCGCCCCCTGCGGGTCCTCGACCTCGGGGGCGGCGACGGCGGCGACGCGGTGCGGCTCGCCGCGCGCGGCCACCGGGTGACCGTCGTCGACCACGCCCCGGTCATGCTCGCGACCGCGACCCGACGCGCCGCCGCGGCGGGCCTGACCGACCGGATCACCTGCGTCGAGGCGGATGTCGCCGCGCTGCCGGACCACTTGGCGTACGGCGCCTTCGACGTCGTCCTCTGCCACAGCGTGCTGCCCTACACGCCCGACACCGAGGGAACCCTCGGCGTGGCGCTCGGCGCGCTGCGGGAGGGCGGTCTGGTGTCGGTGATCGCCATGAACCGCCACTCGGAGCCCCTGCGGGCGGCGGTGCGGACGATGGACCCCGAAGCCGTCCTCACCGCCCTGCGGGCCGACACCGTCCACACCGAGATGTTCGACGCCGAACTCCGGCTGCACACCGCGGAAGAGCTCGGCGACGCGCTCCGCGTCCTCGGCTGCTCGGAAGTGCACCACTACGGGATCCGGGTGTTCTGCGACTACATCCCGGACGACACGCTCAAGTACGACCCCGCCTACTACGCCCACCTGGAGCGGCTGGAGATCGAGACGGCCGGCCGCACCCCGTACAAGCACACGGCGAGACTGCTGCACCTGATCGGACGCCGGGGCGACTGA